The genomic region ATGGGCATATGCAATAACACACTCATAATTTGTGAGTTTTATGTAAATGATCCATTAATTTTCTATCTTAACAGTTAAAACATAAGAAAAGCTAAAATATATTTACTCAGATTGATCAAATTGCTTAGTCAAATTCCCAAACTATGTAATGTACAACATGGTCATCTTCATACAATTATCATGGAACAAACCACAACCAAATTGGtggattttaatttaaaaacaaaggTCAAACATATGGTAAAAATTACACTATGTATGGACATtgcattaaaaacaaaaaacaaaaagaatggaTCACTCGCCGTCCAGTTGATATTGGACTCTCTCATTACACTAATAAGGCCTTCTTCGTACTCCAGAGATAATAAACAAAGCTTAAGTCAACTAAACTTGAGGCAAGATAAGAAGCAAatcataattataaaaataaagtcGATAAAATTTTGATCAACGTGAACAGAAGATGATCTTACAATGCCATACCCTATGATCAATGATAATTTGATACAGTGCTGGATGTGGAAATTCCTCAACCATCTACTGAAGACTGAATCTGTGAAAAAATAAGCTGCAGAAGAATAGTAAACCGAGCATaagttgaaaaagaaaacttgGTTGCAAATTACCAGATAGTTAAAAGTAAACTCATAACCAGGCAGTCTGCAAATGAACTGACTTTTCTCAAATGATTGAAGGCATAGTCTAGTGTCTGATTGATAGTAGACAGTCTGCATTGTCATCATAATCAGactacaaattcaaattcaaaacacaAAAGGCAAAATTAAACACAGAATTCAGAATTCACAACGCAAAATTGATGCTTTCCAAAACCGATGTGTTATAACCCCACAATATTGACATATAATCTGTATTTGCGTGTAATCACAACATACCAAAAGGAGTAAATACTAAAGAAAATCTCCACAAATACATCCAAGaaaagctgttttttttttttttttttttttcaatttccttCCCcagttatttttattattaattcaatAGAAAACAAATCTTCTCAAAAGAAAGGAAGGTGGACAGTGCAGTGGATAAGATATCAACTCAGCTAAGAAAACTATAATTGAATTCACTTACCGAGTCCATCAACTGATATCGCGAAACTACTTATCCATGAGTTCTAAAGAAATTGACACCCGTGATGATGCCCAGAAGTGTACCTGATGCAGAATAAACCCAGCTTGGAAAATCAGAATCCCGAtcagtttcttattttttaagatGTAAAAGAATTCACATGTTTATAACTATTGTTGTATGAAAaataaacatgttcaaaatataattaatgggATTAAAAACTAATGAATGATACTAATATGGCAGACTCAGATACCAAAGCTCgtgattttaatgaaaaattaagctGGTTCACTATCTGTTTAGGGAGCAGTCCAACTCAGAGTTTGCTAACAAACAACGACTaacattttttataaattataatgttTTTGAATTGTAAAATACTACAATTGAAGGGAGCATGACTGAGACCTGAATTGGTTCCTCTGCTTAGCCCAaatttttttcaagatttacGGACAAAACCACAAATTCTAGCAAACCAAATAACAAACAGAGACAGAATCAGGAAGCAGCAGAGGCAGGAAACCATACCCAAAACAACttattgttgtgctaggatagcaccaaaccacgcggaaccaaatcaagctaacccacagaaaatatataaaatgaaatgcaagaacaatatagaaaataacaccaagattttaacgaggttcctccacagtcagtgtaactggagtacgtcctcagagcagtaggagctcatccaataatccactatcaaccaaatgggagtttacaaagtgttggcaatctcacaacccaaaagcccaatacacccaatagctctcacacaccaaagaaacaaaatagagaaagaaatataatgaataatttcttctctatacatatagctcaaagctattacaacaacaactactttggtggatgattactaaccaattgaagcagcaacttgttcttctttttgggCTCTCTGCAAGACTGCAATCAGAAATTGCTCTCTGCAAAGAAGaaactctttcttctctcttgttTTTCCAAAACCGAAAaactctcctctctttcttctctttcttcttttttcacaACCGAACACAATGAGCTCTCTCATATTTCTTTTCCAAAAGGCACGGGTGATGGAAGAGAACAAAAATGTTTTTCCCCttattttcctccccaaaacaaggaatgtgtttccacctttggattgtttaatcacctaaagttttcttggacatttgtccacttggccacttggtcaattattcaacaatctccaccttggccaagttccgaaaaacgccatgataagccaaacaacacaattaacacacaacatcactcccaatcactagcaagagaacaactcatgccgagccaaatgctccaaaactcctactgctcaacgccttctttatataggcaaaatgtgagccaagttcaagcaatgaacaaacttggctacaccaacaaccttagtcaacatatcagcagggttgtctttagttggaatcttctggagaatgatttctccttcaccaactacttcacgaacaaagtgataacgcacatctatgtgcttggtcctcacatgatgaacctgatacttagccaaataaatggcactctgactatcacaatgcacctccacctgcttctgatcaacccccaaatctctaatcagcccatgtatccaaatggcctcctttatagcttcagcagctgccatatattcagcctctgtagtagacaaagcaacagacgactgcaaaatggacctccaacaaactggccctttagccatagtaaatacatagcctgtagtagacttccttccatccagatcacctgcataatctgaatcaacataaccaacagcaaaatgaccaataccagagtcatctctctcaaagcataaaccaacgtctcgagtaccatggagatatctcaatatccacttagctgcattccaatgctctttaccaggattatgcatatatcgactcaccatgccaactgcatgagcaatatccggtctagagcataccattgcatacatcaaactaccaaccaaatttgcatatggtatatttttcatttgtagcttctcttgatcagttttaggacattgtagagaactcaatttaaaatgaggagccaaaggggtactaaccggtttagttgaattatgaactccaaacttccgaatcaacttctcaaggtattgtctttgattcaaacaaaccaaacccttctctctgtctctagtgatctccatgccaaggatcttctttgcttcaccaagatccttcatctcgaactcattcttcatttgcttcttcaatttctcaatctcttcgacattctttgaggcaatcaacatatcatcaacatatatcaataaataaatgaaagacccatcttgcaacttcttgaagtacacacaatgatcatattgacttctagaataattttggcctctcataaatttatcaaacctcaaataccattgtcttggagattgcttcaagccataaagtgatttcttcaacttgcaaaacaaattttctttccctttcactttatacccatccggttgacacatatagatctcttcattcaaatcaccatgtaggaaagccgtcttcacatcaagttgcacaagctcaagatcatattgtgcaacaagagctaacataatacgaattgaggagtgcttcacaactggagaaaatatttcgttgtagtcaatgccctccttttgtgcataccctttagcaactaatcttgctttgaatctcacattgcttttctcatcagcatcttccttcttggcatacacccatttgcaaccaatagctttcttacccttaggcaatttagctaactcccaagtcttattcttcaagagagaattcatctcatcacccatggcattgcaccacttctccttttcctcactctcaatggcttcctc from Pyrus communis chromosome 9, drPyrComm1.1, whole genome shotgun sequence harbors:
- the LOC137744056 gene encoding uncharacterized protein, which gives rise to MDSTVYYQSDTRLCLQSFEKTYFFTDSVFSRWLRNFHIQHCIKLSLIIGYGIYEEGLISVMRESNINWTRSNVYNYFGQFYTKLEEKIHAKEMEKNNLQA